One window of the Halobacteriovorax sp. JY17 genome contains the following:
- the ruvX gene encoding Holliday junction resolvase RuvX: MKNEFENYQNFSKFKGLNILSIDYGTKVTGLACYCPGREPFPQARGRVIYQSDEQLLNELTIIIEEDFVEVIVLGIPYYLDGNESEMTTRIKLFKEKLMERFKEIQVFEQDETLSSTAAEERMMNSPQFNFKIDPKRIDEVAATIILEDFMRN; this comes from the coding sequence ATGAAGAATGAATTCGAAAACTATCAAAATTTCAGCAAATTCAAAGGCTTGAATATACTTTCTATAGATTACGGAACCAAAGTCACTGGCCTTGCCTGCTATTGTCCTGGTAGAGAGCCCTTTCCGCAAGCAAGGGGAAGAGTGATTTATCAAAGTGATGAACAACTTTTAAATGAGCTAACCATCATTATAGAGGAAGACTTTGTAGAAGTAATCGTTCTAGGAATTCCCTACTATTTAGACGGTAATGAGTCAGAGATGACTACTAGAATAAAGCTTTTTAAAGAGAAGCTAATGGAGCGCTTTAAAGAAATCCAAGTTTTTGAACAAGATGAAACACTAAGCTCAACTGCAGCTGAAGAGAGAATGATGAACTCTCCTCAATTTAACTTTAAGATAGACCCAAAGAGAATTGACGAAGTAGCGGCCACGATAATTCTTGAAGACTTTATGAGGAATTAA
- a CDS encoding hemolysin III family protein, whose product MNTRNISGYTANEEIANSLTHILGVVLSIYVLVSLLVQGLNSDNPTMIISYLIYGLSLIALYTSSSLYHLAKSEDKKKLFKKFDHICIYYLIAGSYTPLMLIKVGGQTGTLVTAIVWSIALLGTIYKLKVKKSNKLISTSTYLLMGWIVILFWPKVSTSLSSESIKWLGIGGAFYSIGVIFYSLKKIPYTHAIWHLFVLAGSFAHYFSIKVA is encoded by the coding sequence ATGAATACTAGAAATATAAGTGGCTATACAGCTAACGAAGAAATTGCTAATTCCCTAACACACATTCTCGGAGTAGTTCTTTCAATTTACGTACTAGTATCACTACTAGTTCAAGGCTTGAATTCAGACAACCCTACGATGATTATAAGCTACCTCATCTACGGACTTTCTCTTATTGCTCTCTACACTTCTTCTTCACTCTATCATTTGGCAAAGAGCGAAGATAAGAAAAAGCTTTTTAAGAAATTTGATCATATTTGTATTTATTATTTAATTGCAGGTTCCTATACTCCACTTATGTTAATTAAAGTGGGGGGACAAACGGGAACGCTTGTAACAGCTATCGTTTGGTCAATTGCCCTTCTTGGAACAATATATAAGCTGAAGGTAAAAAAGAGTAATAAACTCATTTCTACCTCAACTTACCTCTTAATGGGTTGGATTGTTATTCTCTTTTGGCCAAAGGTTAGTACTTCACTCTCAAGTGAAAGTATAAAATGGTTGGGAATAGGCGGAGCTTTTTATTCCATAGGAGTAATCTTTTATTCCTTAAAGAAAATCCCTTACACCCATGCCATTTGGCATCTCTTTGTTCTAGCGGGTAGCTTTGCTCACTACTTCTCAATTAAAGTGGCTTAA
- a CDS encoding S8 family peptidase encodes MSQQLRPKLVTVLLSLGLSLSLISHSALADAGKSRKSSLSQEMLKKVTKKKYFKASEAVVRDAESLDLNLLKSTYASWGIDPDNKTSSINLIEAWRNFKKKKDIVVAVIDTGIDPEHPFLKKNIHVLQGHESLLNYGIDFSKGRTAVNKPNDDHGHGTHVAGIVKSVFPKVQILTLKYYNRNANGQDNLNSTIEALDYAVNMGVDVINYSGGGPEPDRRELEILKKAEEKGILVVAAAGNEESNIDNKDNAYYPASYGLKNIITVTAHNQSKQILSSSNYGKRTVDISAPGYRIKSALPHSRSGYLTGTSQATAFVSGVAALIKSHYPQLSAEDLKMIIKKSAKQEITLTTKCASGGRLDASKAHQMAAEFTRESNQPTNIAADSKVKREVAQKFNEKTEEGKIFLRRAN; translated from the coding sequence ATGTCACAACAACTTAGACCAAAACTCGTTACAGTTCTTCTAAGCCTAGGCCTATCACTAAGCCTCATTTCTCATTCTGCTTTGGCAGATGCTGGAAAGTCTAGAAAATCTAGTCTAAGCCAAGAAATGTTAAAGAAGGTTACAAAGAAGAAGTATTTCAAGGCGAGCGAAGCTGTTGTTAGAGATGCCGAATCACTAGACCTCAATTTACTTAAATCTACTTATGCCAGCTGGGGAATTGATCCTGACAATAAAACATCATCTATTAACTTGATAGAAGCTTGGAGAAATTTCAAGAAGAAGAAAGATATTGTTGTTGCTGTAATAGATACAGGAATTGATCCTGAACATCCATTCTTAAAGAAGAATATTCATGTCCTTCAAGGACACGAGAGCCTTCTTAATTATGGAATCGATTTCTCCAAAGGAAGAACTGCAGTAAATAAGCCTAACGATGACCACGGTCACGGAACTCACGTAGCGGGTATAGTAAAAAGTGTATTCCCAAAAGTACAAATCCTTACTTTAAAATATTACAATAGAAACGCTAATGGACAAGACAACTTAAACTCTACAATTGAGGCCCTTGATTACGCCGTAAATATGGGTGTTGATGTTATAAACTACTCAGGTGGTGGACCAGAGCCAGATAGAAGAGAACTAGAAATCTTAAAGAAAGCCGAAGAAAAAGGAATCCTAGTTGTTGCGGCAGCAGGAAATGAAGAATCAAATATTGATAATAAAGACAATGCTTACTATCCAGCAAGTTATGGTCTAAAGAATATTATTACTGTAACTGCACACAACCAAAGCAAGCAAATACTCTCTTCTTCGAACTACGGAAAGAGAACTGTTGATATCTCGGCACCAGGGTATAGAATTAAATCAGCTCTTCCACATAGCCGATCTGGATATTTAACAGGAACAAGTCAGGCAACAGCATTTGTTTCAGGAGTAGCGGCACTAATAAAGTCTCACTACCCACAACTGTCTGCAGAAGATTTAAAAATGATTATCAAGAAATCAGCAAAACAAGAAATTACTCTTACAACAAAATGCGCTTCAGGTGGAAGACTAGATGCTTCAAAAGCTCACCAGATGGCAGCAGAATTTACAAGAGAATCAAATCAGCCAACAAATATTGCTGCTGATTCAAAAGTAAAAAGAGAAGTCGCTCAAAAGTTTAATGAGAAGACTGAAGAAGGAAAAATCTTTTTAAGAAGAGCAAATTAA
- a CDS encoding HEAT repeat domain-containing protein produces MKKIILLVLLSSSLSSFASVDAKATDKVITESLLNKFSKKSNKKDLIALKKEVMSHSGKSVPALVQVMKNGKYPEKNRWVATFMLGKIMGKKSAPFISKFLTHPSWVMRMASLKTLLALKGVEYKRSFSNALKDNSFIVRSQALDNISKLGLRSEAPFVWQMLYDKRNYYAPKKGSSKKEGNLKRTNLIKKAILTVGDLKFEKAKVPLLSMIQKDKYKDIFSEVNTSLEKITGKKSPEGNKQVKLRFWKKIEVASKTI; encoded by the coding sequence ATGAAAAAAATAATTTTACTAGTTCTATTATCTTCTTCACTTTCATCCTTTGCGAGCGTTGATGCAAAAGCAACTGATAAAGTAATTACAGAGTCTTTATTAAATAAATTTTCAAAGAAATCTAATAAGAAAGATCTCATCGCATTAAAAAAAGAAGTCATGTCCCATAGTGGAAAATCTGTACCAGCCTTAGTTCAAGTTATGAAAAATGGAAAGTATCCTGAAAAGAATAGATGGGTAGCAACATTTATGCTTGGAAAAATTATGGGAAAGAAATCAGCCCCATTTATTTCAAAATTTCTAACACATCCAAGCTGGGTCATGAGAATGGCCTCTCTTAAAACTCTCTTGGCCTTAAAAGGAGTAGAGTATAAGAGAAGCTTTAGTAATGCTTTAAAAGATAATTCATTCATCGTTAGATCTCAGGCTCTGGATAATATCTCTAAACTTGGCCTACGTAGCGAAGCCCCTTTTGTTTGGCAAATGCTCTATGACAAGAGAAACTACTATGCACCTAAGAAGGGAAGTTCTAAGAAAGAAGGAAACCTTAAGAGGACGAATCTTATTAAGAAAGCAATCCTTACAGTTGGTGATTTAAAATTTGAAAAAGCAAAAGTACCACTTCTGTCTATGATTCAAAAAGATAAGTATAAAGATATTTTTTCTGAAGTTAATACTTCTTTAGAGAAGATAACTGGTAAGAAATCTCCAGAAGGAAATAAGCAAGTAAAGCTTCGTTTTTGGAAGAAAATCGAAGTAGCAAGTAAGACAATTTAG
- a CDS encoding inositol monophosphatase family protein, translating to MMKNNKKNILDALNFALDLSYSAGKILLKYQTKLSSLEITSKQAQGVASTADLASEKFIMKQISKKYPNHDILAEESAYAQFGDAKEAYQVFKEREWTWVIDPLDGTNNFLNGLDYYAICISLLHFGKPVLGVVYRPSNGDCYYASSFGESRFSNLTKSPKSKKLFSKSNKKKLSEAMLSTGFVTEKGKCFDTEFDQFVQIMKKSRGIRRMGSAALDLCLVASGVFDGFWESGLAPWDMAAAGIICEQSGVKVTDFEGRPFQPFTASILAARPPFYKELKSQFKR from the coding sequence ATGATGAAGAACAATAAGAAAAATATTTTAGATGCCCTAAATTTTGCATTAGACCTGTCTTATAGCGCAGGGAAGATACTTTTGAAGTATCAGACAAAGTTGAGCTCTCTTGAGATCACAAGTAAACAGGCCCAAGGGGTTGCTTCAACTGCAGACCTTGCTTCTGAAAAATTTATCATGAAGCAAATCTCTAAGAAGTATCCTAATCACGATATTCTTGCTGAAGAAAGTGCCTATGCTCAATTTGGCGATGCTAAAGAAGCTTATCAAGTATTTAAAGAACGTGAATGGACTTGGGTTATTGATCCACTTGATGGAACAAATAATTTCTTAAATGGATTAGATTACTATGCTATTTGTATTTCTCTTCTTCATTTTGGTAAACCAGTTCTCGGTGTTGTTTATAGACCTTCCAACGGAGACTGCTATTACGCTAGCTCTTTTGGAGAAAGTCGTTTCTCTAATTTAACAAAGTCTCCAAAATCTAAAAAACTCTTTTCAAAATCAAATAAGAAGAAATTAAGTGAGGCCATGCTCAGCACTGGCTTTGTTACCGAAAAAGGAAAGTGCTTCGACACAGAATTTGACCAATTTGTTCAGATAATGAAGAAATCTCGTGGAATTAGAAGAATGGGAAGTGCTGCCCTTGATCTCTGTCTTGTTGCTAGTGGAGTGTTTGACGGTTTCTGGGAAAGTGGACTTGCGCCGTGGGATATGGCCGCTGCAGGAATTATTTGTGAGCAAAGTGGAGTGAAAGTAACAGACTTTGAAGGTCGGCCATTTCAGCCTTTTACCGCCTCAATTTTAGCGGCGAGACCCCCTTTTTATAAAGAGCTTAAGTCTCAGTTTAAACGCTAA
- a CDS encoding TraR/DksA family transcriptional regulator yields the protein MGKVNLEHFKQILLKKRQDILNGGLLKSTEDLQISSDDLADEADLAQSVINQQVTFNMRQRELGKLRAIEAALERVEDGTYGFCEDCDDPIGSKRLENQPWTTLCITHAEEQEREQSRFGRIG from the coding sequence ATGGGAAAGGTCAATCTCGAACACTTTAAACAAATTCTACTAAAGAAACGTCAGGATATTCTTAATGGTGGGCTATTAAAGTCTACTGAAGACCTACAAATTTCTAGCGATGATCTAGCTGATGAGGCTGATCTAGCTCAAAGTGTAATAAATCAACAAGTTACTTTCAATATGCGCCAAAGAGAGCTCGGAAAACTTAGGGCCATTGAAGCCGCTTTAGAACGTGTAGAAGATGGAACATATGGTTTCTGTGAAGATTGTGATGATCCTATCGGAAGTAAAAGACTTGAAAATCAACCATGGACAACTCTTTGTATTACTCACGCTGAAGAACAAGAGCGTGAGCAAAGTAGATTTGGACGAATTGGGTAA
- the lnt gene encoding apolipoprotein N-acyltransferase, with the protein MSSPFSSKWTVTIFIPLIGGIIYATAFPMTFAPSFPLGTIIGMSLLLYSLAFTKKEMMERSIWLDILSVLSFSIGYNTLGYYWIPETLKVFGEIPFPINWMLGVFFSLIICPHLILFTLGHRLYKKFSVKSSSLVSSISSRHIIYAIALTLVERFTPQQFPAHMGHSWLSFAPYLGLAPLFGAPLFSFINFWLALTIAHRLKYARLDKLAIFSSLIFLIANFALPLKKTDETDSVSHNLRLVQANIGNFVKVNSESGKPFAFDEVYERYLRLSTVTSTEPIDLIIWPETAYPRLLNSMKMENDARYTPKLIKEVARITNAEVFTGGYDKSSSENSDYFQTEYNTAFHFGIDGTLKKRFHKMKLIPFGEGLPFGPFNQYLSQYLQNISFFASGDHYTLFKTNKGTPFSAAICYEILFSSFIKDNLNSLDTQPDFLINLTNDSWYGETAEPEQHLFLSKWRALEFDIPIVRMTNTGITSIIYQDGSETERSPLFKEVIQDVKLKTKERGKTLYQEYGLFPTLFIVMTLIIISLILNRRTRNLD; encoded by the coding sequence ATGAGTTCTCCGTTTTCTAGTAAATGGACCGTCACAATTTTTATTCCCCTCATTGGAGGAATAATTTATGCAACAGCATTCCCTATGACTTTTGCTCCTTCATTCCCACTTGGAACAATTATAGGAATGTCTCTTCTTCTTTATTCACTTGCTTTTACAAAGAAAGAAATGATGGAGCGCTCTATATGGTTAGATATTCTAAGTGTTCTTTCATTCTCAATTGGATACAATACGCTTGGCTACTACTGGATTCCTGAAACCCTAAAAGTTTTTGGGGAAATACCTTTTCCTATTAATTGGATGCTTGGAGTTTTCTTTTCTTTAATAATTTGTCCGCATTTAATCCTATTCACTCTAGGACACAGACTTTACAAGAAGTTCTCTGTGAAGTCGTCCTCACTTGTTTCTTCCATATCAAGTAGACATATAATTTACGCTATCGCGCTTACACTGGTAGAGAGGTTTACTCCTCAGCAATTTCCTGCTCACATGGGACATAGTTGGCTAAGCTTTGCTCCTTATCTAGGGCTAGCTCCTCTCTTTGGTGCTCCACTCTTTTCTTTCATAAATTTCTGGTTAGCCCTTACTATTGCTCATAGACTTAAATATGCAAGGCTCGATAAATTAGCGATTTTCTCCTCTCTCATTTTCCTCATTGCAAACTTCGCTCTCCCATTAAAGAAAACAGATGAGACAGATTCTGTCTCCCACAATCTAAGACTCGTTCAGGCCAATATAGGTAACTTTGTAAAAGTGAATTCTGAAAGTGGGAAACCTTTTGCCTTTGATGAAGTTTACGAGAGATACCTAAGACTAAGTACAGTAACAAGCACTGAACCAATTGACCTAATCATTTGGCCAGAGACTGCATATCCAAGGCTCTTGAATTCCATGAAAATGGAAAATGATGCGAGATATACTCCTAAATTAATTAAAGAGGTCGCAAGGATAACCAATGCTGAAGTTTTCACAGGTGGCTACGATAAATCTTCTAGTGAAAATAGTGACTATTTTCAAACAGAGTACAACACTGCATTTCACTTTGGAATTGATGGAACTCTAAAGAAGCGCTTTCATAAAATGAAATTAATACCTTTTGGAGAGGGCTTACCGTTTGGACCTTTCAACCAGTACCTCTCACAGTATCTACAAAATATTTCTTTCTTTGCCAGTGGAGATCATTACACTCTTTTTAAAACAAATAAGGGAACACCATTTAGTGCAGCAATTTGCTACGAAATACTTTTTTCATCATTTATAAAAGATAACTTAAACTCTCTCGACACTCAGCCCGACTTTCTAATCAATCTCACCAACGATAGCTGGTACGGAGAAACTGCTGAACCAGAACAACACCTCTTCCTTTCAAAGTGGAGGGCCCTCGAATTTGATATACCAATAGTGAGAATGACTAATACAGGAATAACTTCGATTATCTATCAAGACGGAAGTGAAACAGAGAGAAGTCCTCTCTTTAAAGAAGTTATTCAAGACGTAAAATTAAAAACTAAAGAGAGAGGAAAGACTCTCTATCAAGAATATGGATTATTTCCGACTCTCTTCATCGTAATGACTCTGATTATTATTTCTCTAATTCTAAATAGAAGAACTAGGAATTTGGACTAA
- a CDS encoding aminotransferase class IV: MSFYQLRSVLVKAIIYNNHQLFAAGEWEKMSLNRGLFFGESPFTTLKLSDGVFEALEFHLRRLSRSIYFLWNVDFKDFEESLLKGLKELYEESGDFYFRITFVKTLNEEVDFFIYKLPFENKEGDLNLEISKVIRGRTNIPNYLKVGNYLEYSLELREKKCSELVYFNFENELLECGTSNIFLVKDEKVLTPALIPGILDGVTRHLLLDFLRAENLSVRECSLSLEDLKNSDEIWLTNGLRGIRAASSLSGEDLSNKLLLKINEKFKKFVRNYGEATARG, encoded by the coding sequence ATGTCGTTTTATCAATTAAGGTCTGTACTTGTGAAAGCTATTATCTACAATAATCACCAATTATTTGCAGCTGGAGAGTGGGAGAAGATGAGTCTCAATAGAGGACTATTCTTTGGTGAGTCTCCCTTTACGACTTTAAAGTTAAGTGACGGTGTTTTCGAAGCTCTAGAATTTCATCTTAGGCGATTATCGCGCTCAATTTACTTTCTATGGAATGTCGACTTTAAAGATTTTGAAGAGAGTTTGTTAAAAGGATTAAAAGAGCTCTACGAAGAAAGTGGCGATTTTTATTTCAGAATAACTTTTGTAAAAACACTAAATGAAGAAGTTGATTTCTTTATTTATAAACTTCCTTTTGAAAATAAAGAAGGAGATCTTAATTTAGAGATCTCTAAAGTTATTCGTGGAAGAACGAATATTCCAAATTATTTAAAAGTTGGAAATTACCTTGAATACTCCTTGGAACTTCGAGAGAAGAAGTGCTCTGAGCTCGTTTACTTTAATTTTGAAAACGAACTACTCGAATGTGGTACAAGTAATATATTTCTAGTAAAAGATGAAAAAGTTTTAACACCTGCTCTCATTCCTGGAATACTTGACGGAGTAACACGCCATCTTCTTTTAGATTTTCTAAGGGCTGAGAATCTTTCAGTTAGAGAGTGTAGCCTTAGTCTTGAAGATTTAAAAAATAGTGATGAGATTTGGCTAACAAATGGGCTTAGAGGTATAAGGGCTGCAAGCTCTTTATCTGGTGAAGATTTGTCGAATAAATTATTATTAAAAATTAATGAGAAGTTTAAAAAATTTGTGAGAAATTATGGTGAAGCAACAGCTAGAGGTTAA
- the yacG gene encoding DNA gyrase inhibitor YacG, with the protein MVKQQLEVKCPNCKKKFNYYDSEHRPFCTERCKMIDMGHWWNESYTVPVKGNPDSEMVIDEFEIDESDQGFGNFYDDEEQ; encoded by the coding sequence ATGGTGAAGCAACAGCTAGAGGTTAAGTGCCCAAATTGTAAAAAGAAGTTTAACTACTACGATAGTGAGCATCGTCCATTTTGTACAGAACGTTGCAAAATGATCGATATGGGGCATTGGTGGAATGAGAGTTATACTGTTCCTGTAAAAGGTAATCCAGATTCAGAAATGGTTATTGATGAATTTGAAATAGATGAGAGCGATCAAGGATTTGGTAATTTCTACGATGATGAAGAACAATAA
- a CDS encoding KpsF/GutQ family sugar-phosphate isomerase — protein sequence MSKIEILRDVLNLEAKSIELAAKRLNEEMILKMESIFEELIQTGGDIVFCGVGKSGLIGAKLASTFTSLGLRSFLLHPTEALHGDLGRVRENDVIVFLSKSGTTEEILKILPFLKSKKSNSVGFLGAVNSPIGNECAVVFDCSVEKEACINNQAPTTSSTVALAMGDALAVFFEHMVNLSKEGFAQNHPGGFLGKSLRMKVDDLMWKSSECAIVESSATLKDVILEMTNKPLGACAVIDKDKFIGLIVEGDIRRCLSTGTGELSISVRDFLNKSPTTVTRSTLAFDALKVMEERTSPIAVVPVLEEKEFFGFIRLHDLLKAGLSPNS from the coding sequence ATGAGTAAAATAGAAATATTAAGAGATGTCCTCAATTTAGAAGCAAAATCTATCGAATTAGCTGCAAAACGCTTGAATGAAGAGATGATTTTAAAAATGGAGAGCATTTTTGAAGAATTAATTCAAACTGGTGGCGATATTGTCTTCTGCGGAGTGGGGAAGTCAGGACTTATTGGAGCAAAACTTGCTTCCACATTCACTTCTCTTGGACTTAGATCCTTTCTCTTACATCCTACAGAAGCTCTTCATGGAGATTTAGGAAGAGTTAGAGAGAATGATGTCATCGTCTTCTTATCAAAATCTGGAACAACAGAAGAGATTTTAAAAATTCTTCCTTTTCTAAAGTCTAAGAAGTCAAACTCGGTTGGCTTTCTTGGAGCTGTAAATTCACCAATTGGAAATGAATGCGCTGTCGTATTTGATTGTAGTGTTGAAAAAGAGGCCTGTATTAATAATCAAGCTCCAACCACAAGCTCAACTGTTGCACTAGCAATGGGAGATGCTCTTGCTGTCTTCTTTGAACATATGGTTAATCTTTCAAAAGAAGGCTTTGCCCAGAATCACCCTGGGGGATTTCTAGGAAAGAGTCTTCGTATGAAAGTAGATGATTTAATGTGGAAAAGTAGTGAGTGTGCAATTGTAGAATCTAGTGCGACTCTAAAAGATGTTATTCTTGAAATGACAAATAAACCTCTCGGCGCTTGTGCGGTCATAGATAAGGACAAATTTATCGGTCTTATTGTTGAGGGTGATATTAGACGTTGTCTTTCAACAGGCACAGGAGAGCTCTCTATTTCAGTGAGAGACTTCCTAAATAAAAGTCCAACAACTGTAACAAGAAGTACCCTAGCTTTTGATGCTCTAAAAGTAATGGAAGAAAGAACAAGTCCTATTGCTGTGGTTCCAGTATTAGAAGAGAAAGAGTTCTTTGGATTTATAAGACTACATGACCTACTAAAAGCAGGCCTTAGTCCAAATTCCTAG
- a CDS encoding flavin reductase family protein, with protein MNKKEAAKAIGHIPSGLFIVATNDGGRKDGYLASWVQQVSFEPLLISIAINKGRPGYEAIMSGKTFTVNVVGEHEMGYLKYFWSGYDPSDSPFDKIDCSLSESGGVILKDAKSVLECRLKSTVNPGDHEIIIAEVTASYTLSEGAPIKVHTRTTGLDY; from the coding sequence ATGAATAAGAAAGAAGCGGCAAAGGCCATAGGTCATATTCCCTCTGGTCTCTTTATTGTGGCCACAAATGATGGAGGACGAAAGGATGGGTATCTAGCAAGTTGGGTACAGCAGGTAAGCTTTGAGCCTCTTTTAATTTCTATCGCTATTAATAAGGGAAGACCTGGTTACGAAGCGATTATGTCTGGAAAAACTTTTACAGTAAATGTTGTAGGTGAGCATGAGATGGGTTACTTGAAATATTTCTGGAGCGGCTATGATCCAAGTGATTCACCATTTGATAAAATAGATTGTAGTTTGAGTGAGTCAGGTGGAGTAATACTAAAAGACGCTAAGTCAGTGCTTGAGTGTCGTTTGAAAAGCACAGTGAATCCAGGCGATCATGAAATTATTATTGCAGAGGTGACGGCGAGTTATACATTGAGTGAGGGCGCGCCTATAAAAGTGCACACCCGAACAACTGGGTTAGATTATTAA
- the mltG gene encoding endolytic transglycosylase MltG, whose protein sequence is MTKKHLFIFLVLVPLLACSAVAVQIYYSIAVWKYDGPEKTFVIKPGEGFSKINHHLATEDIISSSKLFYRYNKIYNRLNSFKAGNYIIKPGINMLGVIDLLTTGKGQTISVTIPEGKNLFQIADILESDKITNKEDFIKLSKNPDFVSTLGIPASRVEGYLYPETYHFAKNTPASTVIRTMVNTFNDKTSAVDFSKSKLSKHSVIILASVVEKETGASFERPQIAGVFTNRLKKKMRLQSDPTTIYGIWENYNGNLRKKHLLERTEYNTYKIPALPIGPISNPGIESIKAVLNPEKHNYLYFVSKNDGTHIFSETYKQHRNAVYEFQKNSKNRQGKSWRDLKQK, encoded by the coding sequence ATGACAAAAAAACACCTATTTATATTTTTAGTTTTAGTTCCTCTTCTTGCCTGTAGTGCTGTAGCAGTGCAGATTTATTATTCTATCGCCGTATGGAAGTATGATGGGCCAGAGAAAACCTTTGTAATAAAGCCAGGAGAAGGCTTTTCAAAGATTAATCATCACCTAGCAACTGAAGATATCATAAGTAGTTCTAAACTATTTTATAGATACAATAAGATCTACAATCGCTTAAATAGCTTCAAGGCCGGAAATTATATTATTAAGCCCGGTATTAATATGCTTGGAGTAATTGACCTACTCACAACGGGGAAGGGACAAACGATTTCTGTGACAATTCCAGAAGGAAAGAACCTTTTTCAAATTGCAGACATTTTAGAAAGCGATAAGATCACAAATAAAGAAGACTTTATTAAACTTTCTAAGAATCCTGACTTTGTTTCAACTTTAGGTATTCCTGCTTCACGAGTTGAAGGTTACCTCTACCCAGAGACTTATCACTTTGCTAAGAATACTCCAGCGTCCACAGTCATTAGAACAATGGTTAATACATTTAATGATAAGACCTCAGCAGTTGACTTCTCTAAGTCAAAACTCTCTAAGCACTCAGTAATTATTCTCGCTTCAGTTGTAGAAAAAGAAACTGGTGCAAGCTTTGAGAGACCACAAATTGCAGGAGTTTTTACCAATAGACTCAAGAAGAAAATGAGGCTTCAGTCAGACCCAACAACAATTTACGGAATCTGGGAAAACTACAACGGTAACCTCAGAAAGAAACATCTCTTAGAAAGAACTGAATATAATACTTATAAAATACCTGCCCTCCCTATTGGTCCTATTTCAAATCCAGGAATAGAGTCTATCAAGGCAGTTTTAAATCCAGAGAAACACAACTATCTCTACTTCGTCAGCAAGAATGATGGAACTCATATTTTCTCTGAAACTTATAAGCAGCATAGAAATGCAGTCTATGAATTTCAAAAGAATTCAAAGAATAGACAAGGAAAGTCTTGGAGAGATCTAAAACAAAAGTAG